A genomic window from Peromyscus maniculatus bairdii isolate BWxNUB_F1_BW_parent chromosome 1, HU_Pman_BW_mat_3.1, whole genome shotgun sequence includes:
- the LOC102910827 gene encoding olfactory receptor 6Z7 → MERSLKLANMTRVQQFILLGLSTRLDIRDALFAVFLTLYLLTLMENTLIIYLICSHSELHKPMYFFLGNLSCLEMCYVSVTMPSLLIGLWNGIYHISFIACMTQLFFFIVLVGTECILLASMAYDRYVAICRPLHYPLLMRPQVCLGLAVTSWLGGLLVSMVKTTCIATLSYCGPNVLNHFFCDVSPLLNLSCTHVALTELVDFISAIVILWGCFLVTMASYVAIGRTVLAMPSTTARSKAFSTCASHLVVVGIFYSATIFIYARPKRLEAMDLNKMLSVIYTVVTPMCNPVIYCLRNKEVQVAFYKTMHWS, encoded by the coding sequence ATAAGAGATGCTCTATTTGCTGTCTTCCTGACTCTCTACCTGCTGACACTCATGGAGAACACACTCATCATCTACCTCATCTGTAGTCACAGCGAGCTCCACAagcccatgtacttcttcctgggCAACCTCAGCTGCCTTGAGATGTGCTATGTGtcagtcaccatgcccagcttgctcATAGGTCTCTGGAATGGAATCTATCATATTTCCTTCATAGCCTGTATGACCCAACTCTTCTTCTTCATTGTCCTTGTAGGCACAGAGTGTATccttctggcttctatggcttatgaccgctatgtggccatctgccgCCCATTACACTACCCACTACTCATGAGGCCCCAGGTCTGTCTGGGCTTGGCTGTGACTTCATGGCTGGGTGGGCTACTGGTCTCTATGGTCAAGACCACATGCATTGCCACCCTGTCCTACTGTGGCCCCAATGTCCTCAAccatttcttctgtgatgtttccccATTACTCAACCTGTCATGTACCCATGTGGCCCTCACAGAACTGGTAGACTTCATCTCAGCTATTGTCATCCTCTGGGGCTGCTTCCTCGTGACTATGGCCTCCTATGTGGCCATTGGTAGGACAGTTCTGGCCATGCCTTCTACCACTGCCCGCTCCAAGGCCTTCTCCACCTGTGCCTCCCACCTGGTAGTAGTAGGCATTTTCTACTCAGCCACTATCTTCATCTATGCCCGTCCTAAACGATTAGAAGCCATGGATCTCAACAAGATGCTGTCTGTCATCTACACAGTGGTCACCCCCATGTGCAACCCAGTCATCTACTGTCTGAGGAACAAGGAGGTCCAAGTAGCTTTCTACAAAACCATGCACTGGTCCTGA